TGTGTCACGGTAAATTTAACCTTTCGAGATGGACTCTATTTCTTATGCCTAATTCGCCAAGAAAAACGTAGAAAATGGGTCTATAAAGTATATAGATCTAGTCCGTTGATCACGCCAGCCTAAGAACCCCCCATTCAGAAAAAGATCTCCGGATTCGCTGAATAATCTGTCGGAACCGACGGAAAATGGCTGGCTGAATCACTCGCACATACCTAATTTTAAAtcttaaacaaagcaaaacacGGGTTCACTCGCCACAGGCAAATGCCGGTCTCCTTCGAACTCGATccatcacctctctctctctctctctctctcgatcgaccGGTTACAGCCGGTCGCGCTTCACAAAAATCAGGCCACTCTCGCGGGCTCTGGTATATTCACCTCCCCTTTTATAAAGTCGCGCCCGGGCAGGTCGTCTTCCCCTCCTTGTCCGCCATTCTCTTCCCCCTGCAAAAATCTCTGCCCTCGGTTTCTCCATAATTTACGGTATTGACCACTCTGGTTATGATAGCAGCCCGCCGCCGGAAACTCGAGAGCGCCAGCCACTCTCCGGCTCTCGGTTTCCCTCGCCCCCGCTTCTTCCGGTACCGCCGTTTGCGGTAGCCGCCGGCGAAACCCCCCCGAAAAAGATCCCCAAAGCCTACTTCTCTTACTACATAACTGCGCCATGCCCACTTCCAAGTCCCACCGGCCGGCACCGGAGGACAGGGGCCGGAGGGGGAAGTTGCCGAAGAAGGCGTCCTCGTTCCACGGCCGCGTTCCGCCGGCGATCGCGGCGGCCAAGGAGCTGCGCCGCCCGATGACGGCGCCTGAGCTGCTGCCGCCGGCGTCGCTGCCGGAGCCGAGGCCGCGGCTGACGAAGCTGCTGCTGAACGTGACGGTGCTTGGCGGCGTCGGGGCCGTGCAGGTGGTGATGTCGCCGGAGTCGACGGTAGGGGATCTGGTGGCCGCCGTCGTGAGGCAGTACGCGAAGGAAGGGCGGCGTCCCACCCTGGCGTCGGACGATGCGTCCCGCTTCGACCTCCACTATTCGCAATTCAGCTTAGAAAGTAAGAGAATCGAAAGCTTCGCCATCTCGATCCATTCGCGCGCAGCTTTTTCTCCTTAATCCCCGCCCCGGATCGATGTCGTGTCTCTTATCCATTTTGTTTTCGGAATCACAGGTCTGGATAAAGAGGAGAAGCTGATGGCATTAGGATCGAGGAACTTCTTCGTCTGTCCCAGGAAGGCCCTCGCGGACGGTCCGGCCGAGGGCAACGCCGGCGGGGTGGCgacggctgcggcggcggcggctacTTCGTCGTGCTCTCGCGAAGCCCAGAGAGCCGCGAAGACCGGTTTCAATTGGTTGAAGTTCATGGACTTCTTGCTACAGTAGTTGACCGCTCCGTCATCCGCTTGCTCTCATGGCCCAGTATCTAGATCATCTTGTTCTTTGGTAGTCTCGACTCTCGAGCTCCCGCATCGTCGTCCAGACCATCTCCGATCACCTCCGCCGTAGGAAGTACGAGCGCCGCCGCTATTAGGATCCGTACCTTGAAAGAGAGCGGGATCGCGATCGCATCTACCTTCTCTCCACCTTTCGCGGTTCTTGTGTAGATtcgcatttttatttttcctctttaattTGTACAGAGTTTCCCTGCTTCTGGGCCAATCTATGTAGGATCTTCTGTCTTATGAAAATTAATGGGATGTTGTTGTTGTAATGAAGAGCTTTGTCGTCTTATAAATTCATCCTTCAAAACAAAATCGATCGTGGACTCCACGTGATGAGACCGACTACGCATCAAATGAAATTTCCTACAGCCGCCCGTGAGTTAGAGGGGGACATCTGTCTTCCTATTTCTTTTAGATTATCCTCCTTGACGTTTCAATAATTTTTGCAGTTTGCCCCccgtttgttttttgtttttgtttttgttttttcttcttctctttttggagTTTGTGGCGGTAAGCCCCTAAGGGTAGGCACGAGCCAAATTTTTCTTATATATCCGATCACCAATTATGGGAGGCAAATTGATCATATTtcatatatgcatatgtgtGAAGAAATAAACAAGTTATCTGAAAATATACTTCAGAACTATACATGGATGTGCATCGACATTGATTGTGATGAAACCATCATCGAAACTTTAGTCACGTGCACTACTGTAATATGTTCCTGAATTATTCTTT
The window above is part of the Eucalyptus grandis isolate ANBG69807.140 chromosome 6, ASM1654582v1, whole genome shotgun sequence genome. Proteins encoded here:
- the LOC104434016 gene encoding uncharacterized protein At4g22758 — encoded protein: MPTSKSHRPAPEDRGRRGKLPKKASSFHGRVPPAIAAAKELRRPMTAPELLPPASLPEPRPRLTKLLLNVTVLGGVGAVQVVMSPESTVGDLVAAVVRQYAKEGRRPTLASDDASRFDLHYSQFSLESLDKEEKLMALGSRNFFVCPRKALADGPAEGNAGGVATAAAAAATSSCSREAQRAAKTGFNWLKFMDFLLQ